Proteins from a genomic interval of Benincasa hispida cultivar B227 chromosome 7, ASM972705v1, whole genome shotgun sequence:
- the LOC120081057 gene encoding uncharacterized protein LOC120081057 has product MKAARLMVERNPDSELVCAETARATEVFWSVARLEEASLWQKARFSWPEEGVEALGRPVSGEEIQKALFSMKSRKAPGPDGFSICYLPSGVNSTVITLIPKRRGAERMEEFRPISCCNIMYKCISRISAERLQLWLPDFISDNQSTFFPGMPLQFVSWVRACVTLPKFSMMINGSMIGVNVWATHLVFADDLMIFCVVERNSLEFMRQVLIEFTELSGLVANVGKSSMFVAGVESGEAEELAAYMGVSLGSLPVRYLGLPLLAVRLRAVDCAPLIQRITARIRSWAVRSLSFAGRLQLVRSVLQSFQVFWCSIFVFPACVTYEVDRLLRSYLWNGSVVSRGGARVVWDEVCLPLGGGLGVKHVASWNQAAIMKLL; this is encoded by the exons ATGAAGGCTGCTAGGTTAATGGTAGAAAGGAATCCTGATTCAGAGTTGGTGTGTGCGGAGACGGCTCGGGCCACTGAGGTGTTTTGGTCAGTGGCGAGATTGGAGGAGGCGTCGCTCTGGCAGAAGGCCAGG TTCAGCTGGCCCGAGGAGGGGGTGGAGGCACTTGGTCGGCCAGTGAGTGGGGAGGAGATTCAGAAGGCTTTATTCTCGATGAAGTCTAGGAAGGCTCCTGGGCCTGATGGGTTTTCG ATATGTTACCTGCCTAGTGGAGTTAATTCTACTGTTATTACTCTCATTCCTAAAAGGCGGGGAGCTGAACGTATGGAGGAGTTTCGTCCTATTTCATGTTGCAATATTATGTATAAGTGTATCTCGAGGATCTCAGCTGAGAGATTGCAGTTGTGGTTGCCTGATTTCATCAGTGATAATCAGTCTACGTTTTTTCCGG GTATGCCCCTTCAGTTTGTGAGTTGGGTGAGGGCTTGTGTTACTTTGCCTAAGTTCTCTATGATGATTAATG gttccatgatcggTGTGAACGTTTGGGCCactcatttggtttttgcagatgatttgatgattttctgcGTAGTTGAGAGAAATTCTTTGGAGTTTATGAGGCAGGTATTGATAGAGTTTACAGAGCTGTCTGGTTTAGTTGCAAATGTTGGGAAGAGTTCCATGTTTGTTGCGGGTGTGGAATCAGGGGAGGCGGAGGAACTAGCTGCGTATATGGGTGTCTCTCTTGGTTCGTTGCCTGTTAGGTATCTGGGTTTACCTTTATTGGCGGTTCGGTTGAGGGCTGTGGATTGTGCACCTTTGATACAGAGGATTACAGCTCGTATTAGAAGCTGGGCAGTGAGGTCCCTCTCCTTTGCTGGGAGGTTGCAGCTTGTTAGGTCTGTTTTACAGTCCTTTCAGGTTTTTTGGTGTAGCATCTTTGTGTTTCCTGCGTGTGTAACTTATGAGGTTGATCGTCTGTtacgtagttatttatggaatgGTAGTGTGGTGAGTCGGGGTGGTGCACGGGTGGTGTGGGATGAGGTGTGCTTGCCGTTGGGAGGGGGGTTGGGCGTGAAGCATGTGGCCTCTTGGAACCAAGCTGCTATTATGAAGCTGCTCTAg